In Luteitalea sp. TBR-22, one genomic interval encodes:
- a CDS encoding 50S ribosomal protein L11 methyltransferase, giving the protein MSTRTWPVLRLAFAAPLDEARQQQLWLDVDDCGASALDEDGDVVSLHFTAAADRDAALDLLATRGWLAQAAITTEDVPDEGWAARSQANLPAVRVGRVVVAPPWDLPSPDALGDALLIEIEPSTGFGTGHHQSTRLCLRALQALDLAGRRVLDVGTGSGVLAVAAWKLGAAEAVGVDNDPDAVEAAEDTLRRNAVPAGAVRVEVRGLDDPALLPADVVCANLTGTLLRQQGARVQRLVAPGGRAVLSGFTEDEARWVREAFDDCDVEATHEEEFWIAYVMRRRSAASQA; this is encoded by the coding sequence ATGTCCACCAGAACCTGGCCGGTGCTCCGGCTCGCATTCGCCGCCCCGCTCGACGAGGCGCGGCAGCAGCAGTTGTGGCTCGACGTCGACGACTGCGGCGCCTCGGCGCTCGACGAGGACGGTGACGTGGTGTCGCTGCACTTCACTGCGGCAGCGGATCGCGACGCGGCGCTCGACCTGCTCGCCACCCGTGGGTGGCTGGCGCAGGCCGCCATCACCACCGAGGACGTGCCCGACGAGGGCTGGGCTGCCCGCTCGCAGGCCAACCTGCCCGCCGTGCGCGTCGGCCGCGTCGTCGTGGCGCCGCCGTGGGACCTGCCGTCGCCTGACGCCCTCGGCGACGCCCTGCTGATCGAGATCGAGCCATCCACCGGCTTCGGCACGGGGCATCACCAGTCGACGCGGCTGTGCCTGCGCGCCCTGCAGGCGCTCGACCTGGCCGGCCGGCGCGTGCTCGACGTCGGCACCGGCTCGGGCGTGCTGGCCGTGGCCGCATGGAAGCTGGGCGCGGCCGAGGCGGTCGGCGTCGACAACGATCCCGACGCGGTCGAGGCTGCCGAGGACACCCTGCGTCGCAACGCCGTGCCGGCGGGCGCCGTGCGAGTCGAGGTGCGCGGGCTCGACGACCCTGCCCTGCTGCCAGCCGACGTCGTGTGCGCCAACCTCACCGGCACCCTCCTGCGCCAGCAGGGAGCGCGCGTGCAGCGCCTGGTGGCGCCCGGCGGCCGCGCCGTGCTGAGCGGCTTCACCGAGGACGAGGCCCGCTGGGTGCGCGAGGCCTTCGACGACTGCGACGTCGAGGCCACCCACGAAGAAGAGTTCTGGATCGCTTACGTCATGCGCCGCCGCAGCGCCGCGTCCCAGGCGTAG
- the dnaJ gene encoding molecular chaperone DnaJ: MAKRDYYEVLGVERTATEKELKSAYRKLALQYHPDRNPGDHTAEEKFKEAAEAFAVLGDKEKRAAYDRFGHAGVGGAGGPQFDPSTFADFGDLFGGLGDVFGFGDLFGGGGRRRGGPRRGSDLRYDLEITFEQAARGHEMQLQIPREETCETCKGSGAAAGTSPETCSQCSGSGQLRYQQGFFTVARPCGTCRGTGRVIASPCGTCRGAGRVTRERKLTVRIPAGVATGQRMRLSGEGEHGTGGGPQGDLYVVFHVAEHPFFHREGDDLHCEVPVQFTTLALGGTVHVPTLDGSHPLEIPEGTQPGTSLRVRGKGMPNVSGRGHGDLHVIVGVHVPKKPSREVREALEALRAVLPTDTGDAAARDRGQEDKPFFERVKDMFG, translated from the coding sequence GTGGCTAAGCGGGACTACTACGAGGTCCTCGGCGTCGAGCGCACCGCGACCGAAAAGGAGCTCAAGAGCGCCTACCGCAAGCTCGCGCTGCAGTACCACCCCGACCGCAACCCGGGCGACCACACGGCCGAGGAGAAGTTCAAGGAGGCCGCCGAGGCCTTCGCCGTGCTCGGCGACAAGGAGAAGCGGGCGGCGTACGACCGGTTCGGGCACGCCGGCGTCGGGGGCGCGGGCGGCCCGCAGTTCGACCCGAGCACCTTCGCCGACTTCGGCGACCTGTTCGGCGGACTCGGCGACGTGTTCGGGTTCGGTGACCTGTTCGGCGGCGGCGGTCGTCGTCGCGGTGGGCCGCGGCGCGGCTCCGATCTGCGTTACGACCTCGAGATCACCTTCGAGCAGGCGGCGCGCGGCCACGAGATGCAGCTGCAGATCCCGCGCGAGGAGACGTGTGAGACCTGCAAGGGATCGGGCGCGGCGGCGGGCACCTCGCCCGAGACCTGCAGCCAGTGCAGCGGCTCGGGCCAGTTGCGCTACCAGCAGGGCTTCTTCACCGTGGCGCGGCCGTGCGGCACCTGCCGCGGCACCGGCCGGGTGATCGCGTCGCCGTGCGGCACCTGCCGCGGCGCGGGTCGCGTCACCCGCGAGCGCAAGCTCACGGTGCGCATCCCGGCTGGCGTGGCCACGGGGCAGCGCATGCGCCTGAGCGGCGAGGGCGAGCACGGCACGGGCGGCGGCCCGCAGGGCGACCTGTACGTCGTGTTCCACGTGGCCGAGCACCCGTTCTTCCACCGCGAGGGCGACGACCTGCACTGCGAGGTGCCGGTGCAGTTCACGACGCTGGCGCTCGGCGGCACCGTGCACGTGCCGACGCTCGACGGCTCGCACCCACTCGAGATCCCCGAGGGCACGCAGCCGGGCACGAGCCTGCGCGTCAGGGGCAAGGGCATGCCCAACGTCTCGGGCCGCGGCCACGGCGACCTGCACGTGATCGTCGGCGTGCACGTGCCCAAGAAGCCGTCGCGCGAGGTGCGCGAGGCGCTCGAGGCCCTGCGCGCCGTGCTGCCCACCGACACCGGCGATGCCGCCGCGCGCGATCGCGGGCAGGAGGACAAGCCGTTCTTCGAGCGCGTCAAGGACATGTTCGGCTGA
- a CDS encoding aminotransferase class V-fold PLP-dependent enzyme — MPAFGRAFLSEFPLDPSITYLNHGTVGVTPSRVLAAQQAIRDEIERQPSRFLLRELHAPATSVGCPREETPRLRVAAGQVGAFLGAQADDLVFVDNITTGANAVLRSFPFEPGDELLITDLGYGGIAAVARFATREKGAHVTTATMPWPFTPEGIADAIVEAAGPRTRLAVVDHIAADSALVLPVADIVARLHDKGVAVMVDGAHAPGAIAVDIAAIGADWYVANLHKWMWVPRSSGILWAAPERQASLHPAVISWGLDLGFTTTFDLPGTRDPSAHLAAPAAIALFEELGTEAVRAYNHDLAWQAAHHVSERWGTAFTTPESMIGTMATVTLPASLGTTRDDALRLRDALLLEDGIEIPVHAYRGQLRARISAQVYNDMDDMERLADAILKRAAVR; from the coding sequence ATGCCTGCTTTCGGCCGCGCGTTCCTCTCCGAGTTCCCGCTCGACCCGTCGATCACCTACCTCAATCACGGCACCGTCGGCGTCACGCCGTCGCGCGTGCTGGCCGCGCAGCAGGCCATCCGCGACGAGATCGAGCGACAGCCCAGCCGGTTCCTGTTGCGTGAGCTGCACGCACCGGCCACCTCGGTCGGCTGCCCGCGGGAGGAGACACCGCGCCTGCGCGTCGCGGCCGGCCAGGTCGGCGCCTTCCTGGGCGCGCAGGCCGACGACCTCGTGTTCGTCGACAACATCACGACCGGCGCCAACGCCGTGTTGCGGTCCTTCCCCTTCGAGCCCGGCGACGAGCTGCTCATCACGGACCTGGGATACGGCGGCATCGCGGCGGTGGCGCGCTTCGCCACCCGGGAGAAGGGCGCCCACGTCACGACGGCGACCATGCCCTGGCCGTTCACGCCCGAGGGCATCGCCGACGCGATCGTCGAGGCGGCAGGACCGCGCACGCGACTGGCCGTGGTCGACCACATCGCGGCCGACAGTGCCCTCGTGCTGCCCGTCGCCGACATCGTCGCGCGCCTGCACGACAAGGGCGTGGCCGTCATGGTCGACGGCGCCCACGCGCCCGGCGCCATCGCCGTGGACATCGCCGCCATCGGCGCCGACTGGTACGTGGCCAACCTGCACAAGTGGATGTGGGTGCCGCGCAGCAGCGGCATCCTGTGGGCGGCTCCCGAGCGTCAGGCGTCGTTGCACCCGGCAGTCATCTCCTGGGGGCTCGACCTCGGATTCACCACGACCTTCGACCTGCCGGGCACGCGCGACCCGTCGGCGCACCTGGCCGCACCGGCCGCGATCGCCCTGTTCGAGGAGTTGGGCACCGAGGCGGTGCGCGCGTACAACCACGACCTGGCATGGCAGGCGGCGCACCACGTGTCGGAACGCTGGGGCACGGCGTTCACCACGCCCGAGTCGATGATCGGCACGATGGCCACCGTGACGCTGCCTGCCTCGCTCGGCACGACGCGCGACGACGCGCTGCGGCTCCGGGATGCGCTGCTCCTCGAGGACGGCATCGAGATCCCGGTGCACGCCTATCGCGGCCAGTTGCGGGCCCGCATCTCGGCACAGGTCTACAACGACATGGACGACATGGAGCGGCTCGCCGACGCGATTCTGAAGCGCGCCGCCGTGCGCTGA
- a CDS encoding 16S rRNA (uracil(1498)-N(3))-methyltransferase, whose protein sequence is MPHRFFAPDLTHDAPTVVLPPGESLHLARVLRLREGDAVEVFDGRGALHAARVERVAPGGSVLAVQGARAAAPEPPAPIVIVQALLKGDAMDAVVRDATVLGATAILPVVSARTNVPARAAVAAHERWQRVAVAAAKQCGRAVLPTIAAPCELADAVGTALTNVPTRLWLAEPAVSGDHGGEVPSPPQATALAIGPEGGWTNEEVDAARAAGWRPWTMMPVTLRAEHVALAALSVIRYAWDAALRRRMT, encoded by the coding sequence GTGCCTCATCGCTTCTTCGCGCCGGACCTGACCCACGACGCACCGACGGTGGTGCTGCCACCCGGCGAGAGCCTGCACCTCGCGCGCGTGCTGCGGTTGCGCGAGGGCGACGCGGTGGAGGTGTTCGACGGCCGCGGCGCCCTGCATGCGGCGCGCGTCGAGCGCGTCGCACCCGGGGGAAGCGTGCTCGCCGTGCAGGGGGCCCGCGCGGCCGCCCCGGAGCCGCCCGCCCCGATCGTCATCGTGCAGGCGCTGCTCAAGGGCGACGCCATGGACGCGGTCGTCCGCGACGCGACGGTGCTCGGGGCCACGGCGATCCTGCCGGTCGTGAGCGCGCGCACCAACGTCCCGGCACGGGCCGCCGTTGCCGCCCACGAGCGCTGGCAGCGGGTCGCCGTCGCCGCGGCCAAGCAGTGCGGCCGCGCCGTGCTGCCGACGATCGCGGCGCCGTGCGAGCTGGCCGACGCGGTCGGCACGGCGCTGACGAACGTGCCCACGAGGCTCTGGCTCGCCGAGCCCGCCGTGTCGGGCGACCACGGCGGCGAGGTGCCGAGCCCGCCGCAGGCAACGGCGCTGGCGATCGGGCCCGAGGGCGGGTGGACGAACGAGGAAGTCGACGCCGCCCGTGCGGCGGGATGGCGTCCCTGGACGATGATGCCGGTGACGCTGCGGGCCGAGCACGTGGCGCTGGCGGCGCTCTCGGTGATCCGCTACGCCTGGGACGCGGCGCTGCGGCGGCGCATGACGTAA
- a CDS encoding peptidylprolyl isomerase, which translates to MKYVVPVLLALSMGVACNRTESKAAANQAPADAAAQPAAAPGAPAGQPGQPGQPGQPAAPPVKPVPAQLPTVVARVNGADIPAADLEKAVRNLEANAGQQVPAERRSEIYRGILDQLVEMRLLEQEAAARNIKATDAEINAGIDQMKKQAPNAEAFAKALASRKMTEADLRAEARQRLAVDKLLTAEVEPKAAVTEADIADFYKKNPQFFMQPESVRASHILLKADTPEAKAAAKTKAEDLLRQIKGGADFAALAKQHSNDGSAANGGDLGFFPRGQMVKPFEDAAFALKAGEVSGVVESEFGYHIIKSAEHRPARTVPLAEVSDRIAQALRQQKQQQLAQEFVQQLKAKAKVDVLM; encoded by the coding sequence TTGAAGTACGTCGTTCCCGTCCTCCTCGCCCTCTCGATGGGCGTCGCCTGCAATCGCACCGAATCCAAGGCCGCCGCCAACCAGGCGCCGGCGGACGCCGCCGCCCAGCCGGCCGCCGCACCCGGTGCACCTGCGGGCCAGCCCGGCCAGCCGGGCCAACCCGGGCAGCCCGCGGCGCCGCCGGTCAAGCCGGTTCCCGCGCAACTGCCCACGGTCGTCGCCCGCGTCAACGGCGCCGACATCCCGGCGGCCGACCTCGAGAAGGCCGTCCGCAACCTCGAGGCCAACGCCGGACAGCAGGTGCCCGCCGAGCGCCGGAGCGAGATCTACCGCGGCATCCTCGACCAGCTCGTCGAGATGCGGTTGCTCGAGCAGGAGGCGGCGGCGCGCAACATCAAGGCGACCGATGCCGAGATCAACGCCGGCATCGACCAGATGAAGAAGCAGGCGCCCAACGCCGAGGCGTTCGCCAAGGCCCTGGCGTCGCGCAAGATGACCGAGGCCGACCTGCGCGCCGAGGCCCGGCAGCGTCTCGCGGTCGACAAGCTGCTCACCGCCGAGGTCGAGCCCAAGGCCGCGGTGACCGAGGCCGACATCGCCGACTTCTACAAGAAGAACCCGCAGTTCTTCATGCAGCCGGAGTCGGTCCGCGCCAGCCACATCCTGCTGAAGGCGGACACGCCCGAGGCCAAGGCCGCGGCCAAGACCAAGGCCGAGGATCTGCTGCGCCAGATCAAGGGCGGCGCCGACTTCGCGGCCCTCGCCAAGCAGCACTCCAACGACGGCAGCGCGGCCAACGGCGGCGACCTGGGCTTCTTCCCGCGCGGCCAGATGGTCAAGCCGTTCGAGGACGCCGCGTTCGCCCTCAAGGCCGGTGAGGTGAGCGGCGTGGTGGAGTCGGAGTTCGGCTACCACATCATCAAGTCCGCCGAGCACCGTCCGGCCCGCACGGTGCCCCTGGCCGAGGTCAGCGATCGCATCGCGCAGGCCCTGCGTCAGCAGAAGCAGCAGCAGCTCGCACAGGAGTTCGTGCAGCAGCTCAAGGCCAAGGCCAAGGTCGACGTCCTGATGTGA
- the hrcA gene encoding heat-inducible transcriptional repressor HrcA gives MANSNSSRSSALPADVPERYQRLLATLVRAYIEHGEPVSSLWLARESGLDVSSATVRNVLGRLEELGFVRQPHTSAGRIPTDQGYRFYVDLLLHSRRPSRAVSELEGRLRKAGGMGELLENVSQELSRASHHMGFAITPGQQEATLKHVDLVALDARRVLVVVVSGSGHVTHKVVELPDPAQPSELTQAANYLNAEFAGLPVAEVRERILERLQEERALYDRLLARALRLASETLGEVATGTQVFIHGTSSLLEAAGNDDVRVPLATLRALLAMMEEKHRLVQILGEYLDGPGLTVVIGTEHTEPGLQNLSLVASTYSDSGRQGMIGVIGPTRMRYSRSIAAVDSASRAVTRVLIGDTTGGDPS, from the coding sequence ATGGCGAACTCGAACTCCTCTCGATCGAGCGCGCTGCCGGCGGATGTGCCGGAGCGCTACCAGCGCCTCCTGGCGACCCTCGTCCGTGCGTACATCGAGCACGGCGAGCCCGTGTCGTCGCTGTGGCTGGCCCGCGAAAGCGGCCTCGACGTCTCGTCGGCCACCGTGCGCAACGTGCTGGGCCGGCTCGAGGAACTCGGCTTCGTGCGCCAGCCGCACACCTCGGCCGGTCGCATCCCCACCGATCAGGGCTATCGGTTCTACGTCGACCTGCTGTTGCACAGCCGACGCCCGTCGCGGGCGGTCAGCGAGCTCGAGGGCCGGTTGCGCAAGGCCGGCGGGATGGGCGAGTTGCTGGAGAACGTCTCGCAGGAGCTCTCGCGCGCCTCCCACCACATGGGCTTCGCCATCACGCCGGGCCAGCAGGAGGCGACGCTCAAGCACGTCGACCTTGTCGCCCTCGACGCGCGGCGCGTGCTGGTCGTGGTGGTGTCGGGCTCGGGGCACGTGACCCACAAGGTGGTGGAACTGCCCGACCCGGCCCAGCCCTCCGAGCTCACCCAGGCGGCCAACTACCTGAACGCCGAGTTCGCCGGCCTGCCCGTCGCCGAGGTGCGCGAGCGCATCCTCGAGCGGCTGCAGGAGGAACGCGCGCTGTACGACCGGTTGCTGGCCCGCGCCCTGCGGCTCGCCTCCGAGACCCTCGGCGAGGTCGCCACCGGCACCCAGGTCTTCATCCACGGCACCTCCTCGCTGCTCGAGGCGGCCGGCAATGACGATGTGCGAGTGCCGTTGGCGACCCTGCGGGCGCTGCTCGCGATGATGGAGGAGAAGCACCGGCTCGTGCAGATCCTCGGCGAATACCTCGACGGGCCGGGGCTCACGGTGGTCATCGGCACCGAGCACACCGAGCCCGGCCTGCAGAATCTGAGCCTCGTCGCGTCGACCTATTCCGACAGCGGGCGCCAGGGCATGATCGGCGTGATCGGCCCGACCCGCATGCGGTACTCCCGGTCCATCGCCGCCGTCGACAGCGCCTCGCGCGCCGTCACGCGCGTGTTGATCGGCGACACGACGGGCGGAGACCCCTCATGA
- a CDS encoding serine/threonine-protein kinase translates to MLFKGQTLGKYRILSPLGSGGFGTVYLARDTWLDKQVAIKVPHRQGLDFSELLREPRLLASVNHPNIVAITTADKQDDVFFIVMEYVAGETLESVLEREGALDLPRALDYTVQIGNAVDHAHKQGVIHRDLRPANVLVSENGMLKVADFGTSRFLEIAAHGTTVIGSPAFMAPEQFQGKAVFASDLYSVGITMYQMLTGELPYDPPPPSALHKLLTGELVTPPRSRNPAIPRRLNDIIMKCLAPQVADRYTRAADLLDDLLAAKPVILGTPGPRAIADLGLDDAGRPARTAAPPLPRAVKYQDREAARNCWHCRRPLHNLATRCPFCGEQQ, encoded by the coding sequence ATGCTCTTCAAGGGCCAGACCCTCGGCAAGTATCGCATCCTGTCACCACTGGGAAGCGGCGGGTTTGGCACCGTCTACCTCGCGCGCGACACCTGGCTGGACAAGCAGGTGGCCATCAAGGTGCCCCACCGGCAGGGCCTCGACTTCTCCGAGCTGCTCCGCGAGCCGCGCCTGCTGGCCAGCGTCAACCACCCCAACATCGTCGCGATCACGACGGCCGACAAGCAGGACGACGTCTTCTTCATCGTGATGGAGTACGTCGCCGGCGAGACGCTGGAGAGCGTACTGGAGCGTGAAGGTGCGCTCGACCTGCCGCGGGCGCTCGACTACACCGTGCAGATCGGCAATGCCGTCGACCACGCGCACAAGCAGGGCGTGATCCATCGCGACCTGCGGCCGGCCAACGTGCTGGTCTCCGAGAACGGGATGCTCAAGGTGGCCGACTTCGGCACCTCGCGCTTTCTGGAGATCGCCGCGCACGGCACGACGGTGATCGGCAGCCCGGCGTTCATGGCGCCCGAGCAGTTCCAGGGCAAGGCCGTGTTCGCGTCGGACCTGTACTCGGTGGGCATCACGATGTACCAGATGCTCACCGGCGAGTTGCCGTACGACCCGCCGCCGCCCTCGGCGCTGCACAAGCTGCTCACCGGTGAACTGGTGACGCCGCCGCGATCGCGCAATCCCGCGATCCCGCGCCGCCTGAACGACATCATCATGAAGTGCCTGGCGCCGCAGGTGGCCGACCGGTACACGCGTGCCGCGGACCTGCTCGACGACCTGCTCGCCGCCAAGCCGGTCATCCTGGGCACGCCGGGACCGCGCGCCATCGCCGACCTCGGCCTCGACGACGCGGGGCGACCGGCGCGGACGGCCGCCCCTCCCCTGCCACGTGCGGTGAAGTACCAGGACCGCGAAGCCGCCCGTAACTGCTGGCACTGCCGGCGGCCGCTGCACAACCTCGCGACCCGGTGCCCCTTCTGCGGGGAACAGCAGTAA
- a CDS encoding 5'-deoxyadenosine deaminase: MSSLVLRGATVLTMNDTLDVIEGPVVVRDGLITQVGGAEPPGVPTIDVSGCLLLPGFVQTHVHLCQTLFRGAADDLALLAWLRQRVWPMEAAHDEASLRVSTSLAVHELLRTGTTSVLTMETVHDTHAVLETLAASGLRATVGKCLMDRDDAAPARLKQPVSLAIDEALRLRAAFDGAAGGRIRVALAPRFAVSCTRELLEATAAVSDAHRMIVHTHASEQRDEIAVVRAIAGMGNLAYLADTGLATPRLCAAHCVWVDEQEQALLAERDVKVMHCPGSNLKLGSGLAPVTEMRARGITVSLGADGAACNNRLDMFDEMRLAATLQAVRLGPGALPARDVVWMATRAGAATLGLEEEIGQVAAGFRADLVAVDVSGPLVAPSADPYSTLVYASRGSDVRLTMVDGEVLVREGIHQRIDPQALAHDARIEASRLFARAGL, encoded by the coding sequence ATGTCCTCACTCGTCCTGCGGGGCGCCACGGTCCTCACGATGAACGACACCCTCGACGTGATCGAGGGGCCGGTCGTCGTGCGCGACGGGCTGATCACGCAGGTCGGAGGCGCCGAACCGCCCGGCGTGCCGACCATTGACGTCTCGGGCTGCCTCCTGCTGCCCGGTTTCGTGCAGACGCATGTCCACCTGTGCCAGACGCTGTTCCGGGGGGCGGCCGACGACCTCGCCCTTCTGGCGTGGTTGCGGCAGCGCGTGTGGCCGATGGAGGCGGCGCACGACGAGGCCTCGCTACGCGTGAGCACCAGCCTGGCCGTCCACGAGCTGCTGCGGACCGGCACCACGAGCGTGCTGACGATGGAGACCGTGCACGACACGCACGCCGTCCTCGAGACGCTGGCAGCCAGCGGCCTGCGAGCCACGGTGGGCAAGTGCCTCATGGACCGTGACGATGCCGCGCCGGCTCGCCTCAAGCAGCCGGTGTCGTTGGCCATCGACGAGGCGCTGCGCCTCCGCGCCGCCTTCGATGGCGCCGCCGGTGGGCGCATCCGGGTGGCGCTGGCGCCGCGCTTCGCGGTCTCCTGCACGCGCGAGTTGCTCGAGGCGACGGCCGCCGTGTCGGACGCGCACCGGATGATCGTGCACACGCACGCCTCCGAGCAGCGCGACGAGATCGCCGTGGTGCGTGCCATCGCCGGCATGGGCAACCTGGCCTACCTCGCGGACACGGGCCTGGCGACGCCGCGCCTGTGCGCGGCGCACTGCGTGTGGGTCGACGAGCAGGAGCAGGCGCTGCTGGCCGAGCGCGACGTCAAGGTGATGCACTGCCCCGGGAGCAACCTGAAGCTCGGGTCGGGGCTGGCGCCGGTCACGGAGATGCGGGCGCGGGGCATCACCGTGTCGCTGGGCGCCGACGGCGCGGCCTGCAACAACCGGCTGGACATGTTCGACGAGATGCGCCTGGCCGCGACGCTGCAGGCGGTACGGCTGGGGCCCGGGGCGTTGCCGGCCCGCGACGTCGTCTGGATGGCGACCCGCGCCGGCGCGGCCACGCTCGGACTCGAGGAGGAGATCGGGCAGGTGGCCGCCGGCTTCCGCGCCGACCTGGTGGCGGTCGACGTGAGCGGCCCGCTCGTGGCGCCGTCGGCCGACCCGTACTCGACCCTCGTTTACGCCAGTCGGGGCAGCGACGTGCGCCTGACGATGGTCGACGGCGAGGTGCTGGTGCGGGAGGGGATCCACCAGCGGATCGACCCGCAGGCCCTGGCCCACGACGCCCGCATCGAGGCCAGCCGCCTGTTCGCCCGGGCCGGCCTGTGA
- the grpE gene encoding nucleotide exchange factor GrpE codes for MNDTHVHPAAEAAPDDAAQAGDATELDVLRKERDEAADRLLRLQAEFDNYRKRQDRERRELGDHFASELLGEFLPVLDDVERALAAATASSEPVLASHRQGLELIHKQFLELLKRRQVVPIEAVGADFDPNVHQAVGQEVSATHREGEVIEDLRRGYRLGDRLLRPSMVKVATRG; via the coding sequence ATGAACGACACGCACGTGCATCCCGCGGCCGAGGCCGCTCCCGACGACGCCGCCCAGGCGGGGGACGCGACCGAGCTCGACGTGCTCCGCAAGGAGCGCGACGAGGCGGCCGACCGCCTGCTCCGCCTGCAGGCCGAGTTCGACAACTACCGCAAGCGCCAGGATCGCGAGCGCCGTGAACTCGGCGACCACTTCGCGTCCGAGCTCCTCGGCGAGTTCCTGCCGGTGCTCGACGACGTGGAGCGCGCGCTGGCGGCAGCCACGGCCTCCAGCGAACCCGTCCTGGCAAGCCACCGGCAGGGCCTGGAACTGATCCACAAGCAGTTCCTCGAGTTGCTGAAGCGCCGGCAGGTGGTGCCCATCGAGGCGGTCGGCGCCGACTTCGACCCGAACGTCCACCAGGCGGTCGGCCAGGAGGTCAGTGCCACGCATCGCGAGGGTGAGGTGATCGAGGATCTGCGCCGCGGGTACCGCCTCGGCGACCGCCTCCTGCGGCCGTCGATGGTGAAGGTGGCCACGCGTGGCTAA
- a CDS encoding XdhC family protein, protein MTSLFGAIDLALARGEAVALVTIVRAQGSTPQRVGARMLVHEDGRTLGTIGGGCYEQDALGKARLALQTGRPTLAHYDLNDDFAEEQGLICGGQMDVFIDPIAPTPRVCIIGAGHVGYHTAHLAANVGFRVVVVDDRASFADPARFPTAERVDVADIPAWLRTADIGPRDYLVIVTRGHREDLDALRAALDRDTAYVGLIGSRAKIARLCARLAEDGDDASRMARVHAPIGLDLGAVSPEEIAVSIVAELIAHRRGRLQPRTSADEADQARAARPMQWRPPAIR, encoded by the coding sequence ATGACCAGCCTGTTCGGGGCCATCGACCTGGCCCTCGCGCGCGGCGAGGCGGTGGCCCTGGTCACCATCGTCCGGGCGCAGGGCTCGACGCCGCAGCGCGTCGGCGCCCGCATGCTCGTCCACGAGGACGGCCGCACGCTGGGCACGATCGGCGGCGGGTGCTACGAACAGGACGCGTTGGGCAAGGCCCGGCTGGCCCTCCAGACCGGGCGTCCGACCCTCGCCCACTACGACCTCAACGACGACTTCGCCGAGGAGCAGGGGCTCATCTGCGGAGGCCAGATGGACGTGTTCATCGACCCGATCGCCCCGACGCCCCGGGTGTGCATCATCGGGGCGGGTCATGTCGGCTACCACACGGCCCACCTGGCCGCCAACGTCGGCTTCCGCGTGGTGGTCGTCGACGATCGGGCCTCGTTTGCCGACCCGGCGCGCTTCCCCACCGCCGAGCGCGTGGATGTCGCCGACATACCCGCCTGGCTGCGGACCGCCGACATCGGCCCCCGCGATTACCTGGTGATCGTCACGCGCGGGCACCGCGAGGACCTCGACGCCCTGCGCGCCGCGCTCGACCGCGACACTGCGTACGTCGGACTGATCGGCAGCCGCGCCAAGATCGCTCGCCTCTGCGCCCGGCTCGCGGAGGACGGCGACGACGCGTCGCGCATGGCGCGGGTGCATGCGCCCATCGGGCTCGACCTCGGCGCCGTGTCGCCCGAGGAGATCGCGGTCAGCATCGTCGCCGAGCTGATCGCGCATCGTCGCGGACGGCTGCAGCCGCGCACGTCGGCCGACGAGGCCGACCAGGCACGCGCCGCCAGGCCGATGCAGTGGCGCCCGCCCGCCATCCGGTGA